In Castanea sativa cultivar Marrone di Chiusa Pesio chromosome 6, ASM4071231v1, a single window of DNA contains:
- the LOC142641085 gene encoding meiotic recombination protein SPO11-1, with protein sequence MEGNRGSSQRYDLLRKIREFTRAIIQDLSIGRSPIVLIDRFRVHCTNPHANCCCSSVLPNGKEILTLQRENHVHRLDVLLRVLLIVQQLLQENRHGSKRDIYYMHPSVFSEQSVVDRAINDICILMQCSRHNLNVVSVGNGLVMGWIRFLEGGRKFDCINHPNTAYPIPVQVEEVQDIISVADYILVVEKESVFERLANDQFCNANRCIVITGRGYPDIPTRRFLRLLIEKLCLPTYCLVDCDPYGFDILTTYRFGSMQMAYDAKQLRCPEVCWLGVFPSDSEKYCLPQQCFLPLTAEDKKKAEAMLNRCYLQREVPRWRLELELMLQKGVKFEIEALSVHSLSFLSKEYIKSKIQGGVHI encoded by the exons ATGGAGGGAAACCGTGGGAGCTCACAGCGCTACGATTTGTTACGAAAAATCAGAG AGTTCACTCGCGCTATAATACAGGATCTGAGCATCGGACGGTCACCGATCGTTCTCATCGATCGGTTCAGAGTTCACTGCACGAATCCTCACGCAAACTG CTGTTGCAGCTCTGTTTTGCCAAATGGGAAGGAAATTCTCACACTTCAAAGGGAAAACCATGTGCATAGGCTTG ATGTCTTGCTAAGAGTGCTATTGATTGTTCAGCAACTTCTGCAAGAAAACCGGCATGGGTCCAAGAGAGATATATATTACATGCATCCATCTGTATTTTCAG AACAGTCAGTTGTAGACCGGGCAATCAATGACATATGCATCCTTATGCAATGCAGTCGCCACAATCTAAATGTG GTTTCTGTAGGCAATGG GTTGGTGATGGGCTGGATAAGATTCTTAGAAGGTGGAAGGAAGTTTGATTGCATAAATCATCCTAACACG GCCTACCCCATCCCTGTTCAAGTTGAAGAAGTCCAAG ACATTATTAGTGTTGCTGACTACATTCTAGTTGTGGAGAAGGAATCAG TATTTGAGCGATTAGCTAATGACCAGTTCTGCAATGCAAACCGTTGCATTGTCATCACT GGAAGAGGCTATCCAGATATCCCCACCAGAAG GTTTTTGCGGCTGCTCATTGAAAAGTTGTGTCTACCTACCTATTGTTTGGTCGATTGTGATCCATATGGCTTTGACATTCTGACCACATATCGGTTTGGTTCAATG CAAATGGCCTATGATGCAAAGCAACTGCGTTGCCCAGAGGTATGCTGGCTTGGAGTTTTTCCTTCGGATTCTGAGAAATACTGTCTTCCACAGCAATGTTTCCTTCCTCTGACAGCAGAAG ACAAGAAGAAAGCTGAAGCTATGCTAAATAGATGCTACCTGCAAAGAGAAGTCCCAAGATGGAG GTTGGAACTGGAGTTGATGCTGCAAAAAGGGGTGAAATTTGAGATTGAAGCATTGTCTGTGCATTCACTATCCTTTTTGTCAAAAGAATACATAAAATCTAAGATTCAAGGTGGAGTGCACATTTAA
- the LOC142639314 gene encoding meiotic recombination protein SPO11-1-like, translating to MEGNRGSSQRCDLLRKIREFTRAIVQDLSIGRSPIVLIDRFRVHCTNPHANCCCSSVLPNGKEILTLQRENHVHRLGVLLRVLLIVQQLLQENRHGSKRDIYYMHLSVF from the exons atggagggaAACCGTGGGAGCTCACAGCGCTGCGATTTGTTACGAAAAATCAGAG AGTTCACTCGCGCTATAGTACAAGATCTGAGCATCGGACGGTCACCGATCGTTCTCATCGATCGGTTCAGAGTTCACTGCACGAACCCTCACGCAAACTG CTGTTGCAGCTCTGTTTTGCCAAATGGGAAGGAAATTCTCACACTTCAAAGGGAAAACCATGTGCATAGGCTCG GTGTCTTGCTAAGAGTGCTATTGATTGTTCAACAACTTCTGCAAGAAAATCGGCATGGGTCCAAGAGAGATATATATTACATGCACCTATCTGTATTTTGA
- the LOC142638954 gene encoding serine/threonine-protein kinase ZRK1-like produces MRWSWFMLYHFFIKRIEEREERERAFYENGSLLLERLIVCCNAKPIPIRTFSPQQLLLATNNFSSSEQLVIGFSIWYKGSLEGRIVLIKRLDGLANLAINDLVISAQMSGHSNVLKPIGCCLHTPSPIFVFEFPANGFLADRIYVTRVTELQHQPMGWERRLKIARQIAHALSYLHTAFPRPVIHMSIHMRSILLDEHDVPKLSNFYYSVSIPEGETDVEAHRAFYVNAPEFKASRKVTEKFDVYCFGQLLLHLLTGKDIHNRAQGSCINEIVDPAILAEDGEGGVSLEHQLQAVVDLALTCTVEDPQRRPTMVDVTKQLRQIERFAETGEVLLGNLQNLKLHESFEEHASASSKRNASSDEIQAVNEASERPLEV; encoded by the exons ATGCGCTGGAGTTGGTTCATGCTATatcatttctttattaaaagaatagaggaaagagaggaaagagagagagcgtTTTATGAGAATGGAAGCCTGTTACTTGAGAGGCTGATTGTGTGTTGCAATGCCAAGCCTATTCCCATCCGTACCTTCTCCCCTCAACAGCTCCTCCTAGCAACCaacaacttttcttcttctGAACAGCTGGTAATAGGGTTCTCTATTTGGTACAAGGGTTCTCTTGAAGGAAGAATTGTTCTCATTAAGCGTTTAGATGGTTTGGCCAATTTAGCCATCAACGATTTAGTGATTTCTGCACAAATGAGTGGTCACAGCAATGTATTAAAGCCCATAGGCTGTTGTCTACACACTCCATCTCCcatttttgtgtttgaatttcCCGCCAATGGTTTCCTTGCAGATCGAATTTATGTCACCCGTGTTACTGAACTACAACATCAGCCGATGGGGTGGGAGAGAAGATTAAAGATTGCAAGGCAGATTGCTCATGCTCTTTCTTATCTCCATACTGCCTTCCCAAGACCTGTCATCCACATGTCTATACATATGCGCAGTATCTTATTAGATGAACATGATGTTCCCAAATTGTCCAACTTTTATTATTCTGTATCAATTCCCGAAGGTGAAACTGACGTGGAAGCGCATAGGGCCTTTTATGTCAACGCTCCAGAGTTTAAAGCATCAAGAAAAGTAACAGAGAAATTTGATGTATATTGCTTCGGTCAGCTTCTTCTACATCTTTTAACTGGAAAAGACATACATAACCGTGCTCAAGGGAGTTGCATAAACGAGATTGTGGATCCCGCAATCTTGGCTGAAGATGGAGAAGGAGGTGTTAGTTTAGAGCATCAATTACAAGCTGTGGTGGACCTTGCCTTAACATGTACAGTGGAAGATCCACAAAGAAGGCCAACTATGGTGGATGTCACCAAACAACTCAGGCAGATTGAGAG GTTCGCAGAAACTGGTGAAGTGCTTTTGGGAAATTTGCAGAATTTAAAGCTTCATGAGAGTTTTGAAGAGCATGCTTCTGCATCATCGAAGAGGAATGCTTCTAGTGATGAAATCCAAGCAGTGAATGAAGCCTCTGAAAGGCCTCTTGAAGTTTAA